One Alosa alosa isolate M-15738 ecotype Scorff River chromosome 22, AALO_Geno_1.1, whole genome shotgun sequence DNA segment encodes these proteins:
- the LOC125287838 gene encoding C-type mannose receptor 2-like isoform X1, which yields MFSSMISRGSFLLSALLLCCGGEAQECICPEGWSKYESHCFNVVQDEKPWAEAESNCVRMGGHLASVHSKHESSIIEDLINKHIRNARDTWIGGTDVAKEGVWVWSDGSRFDYTHWYAGEPNNYGVGQHCLHMHKGKWDDYGCEYGHPSVCSSACSMKVSFPQCLRTCPGGWSEFGSRCFQFVHTVTTWAEAERNCVRMGGHLASVHSKDEFLFIQDLIHRLTAPSDAPYTWIGGTDAAQEDVWVWSDGSRFDYTHWHSAQPDNYYGGENCAHITGDSWNDISCESGYPSVCSMG from the exons ATGTTCAG CAGCATGATCAGCAGAGGCAGCTtccttctctctgctctccttctcTGCTGCGGAGGAGAAGCCCAAG AGTGTATTTGCCCTGAGGGCTGGTCAAAGTATGAGAGCCACTGCTTTAACGTTGTCCAAGATGAAAAACCTTGGGCTGAAGCTGAG AGTAACTGTGTGAGGATGGGAGGACACCTGGCCTCGGTACACAGCAAACATGAGTCTTCTATTATCGAGGATCTGATCAACAAACACATTCGCAACGCCAGGGACACATGGATTGGAGGAACCGATGTTGCTAAG GAGGGTGTGTGGGTTTGGAGTGATGGGTCCAGGTTTGACTACACTCACTGGTACGCTGGTGAGCCTAACAATTATGGTGTTGGCCAGCATTGTTTACATATGCATAAAG GGAAGTGGGATGATTATGGTTGTGAGTACGGTCATCCATCAGTCTGTTCATCAGCGTGTTCCATGAAAGTGTCGTTTCCAC AGTGTCTGAGGACTTGCCCTGGGGGCTGGTCAGAGTTTGGGAGCCGCTGCTTTCAGTTTGTTCACACTGTAACAACTTGGGCTGAAGCTGAG CGTAACTGTGTGAGGATGGGAGGGCACCTGGCCTCGGTACACAGCAAAGATGAATTCTTATTCATCCAGGATCTGATCCATAGACTCACTGCCCCTAGTGACGCACCATACACGTGGATCGGAGGGACCGATGCTGCTCAG gAGGATGTGTGGGTTTGGAGTGACGGGTCCAGGTTTGACTACACTCACTGGCATTCTGCTCAGCCTGACAATTATTATGGTGGTGAGAATTGTGCACATATAACTGGAG ATTCGTGGAATGATATCAGTTGTGAGTCTGGGTATCCATCAGTGTGTTCCATGGGCTGA
- the LOC125287838 gene encoding C-type mannose receptor 2-like isoform X3, with translation MISRGSFLLSALLLCCGGEAQECICPEGWSKYESHCFNVVQDEKPWAEAESNCVRMGGHLASVHSKHESSIIEDLINKHIRNARDTWIGGTDVAKEGVWVWSDGSRFDYTHWYAGEPNNYGVGQHCLHMHKGKWDDYGCEYGHPSVCSSACSMKVSFPQCLRTCPGGWSEFGSRCFQFVHTVTTWAEAERNCVRMGGHLASVHSKDEFLFIQDLIHRLTAPSDAPYTWIGGTDAAQEDVWVWSDGSRFDYTHWHSAQPDNYYGGENCAHITGDSWNDISCESGYPSVCSMG, from the exons ATGATCAGCAGAGGCAGCTtccttctctctgctctccttctcTGCTGCGGAGGAGAAGCCCAAG AGTGTATTTGCCCTGAGGGCTGGTCAAAGTATGAGAGCCACTGCTTTAACGTTGTCCAAGATGAAAAACCTTGGGCTGAAGCTGAG AGTAACTGTGTGAGGATGGGAGGACACCTGGCCTCGGTACACAGCAAACATGAGTCTTCTATTATCGAGGATCTGATCAACAAACACATTCGCAACGCCAGGGACACATGGATTGGAGGAACCGATGTTGCTAAG GAGGGTGTGTGGGTTTGGAGTGATGGGTCCAGGTTTGACTACACTCACTGGTACGCTGGTGAGCCTAACAATTATGGTGTTGGCCAGCATTGTTTACATATGCATAAAG GGAAGTGGGATGATTATGGTTGTGAGTACGGTCATCCATCAGTCTGTTCATCAGCGTGTTCCATGAAAGTGTCGTTTCCAC AGTGTCTGAGGACTTGCCCTGGGGGCTGGTCAGAGTTTGGGAGCCGCTGCTTTCAGTTTGTTCACACTGTAACAACTTGGGCTGAAGCTGAG CGTAACTGTGTGAGGATGGGAGGGCACCTGGCCTCGGTACACAGCAAAGATGAATTCTTATTCATCCAGGATCTGATCCATAGACTCACTGCCCCTAGTGACGCACCATACACGTGGATCGGAGGGACCGATGCTGCTCAG gAGGATGTGTGGGTTTGGAGTGACGGGTCCAGGTTTGACTACACTCACTGGCATTCTGCTCAGCCTGACAATTATTATGGTGGTGAGAATTGTGCACATATAACTGGAG ATTCGTGGAATGATATCAGTTGTGAGTCTGGGTATCCATCAGTGTGTTCCATGGGCTGA
- the LOC125287838 gene encoding C-type mannose receptor 2-like isoform X2, translated as MFSMISRGSFLLSALLLCCGGEAQECICPEGWSKYESHCFNVVQDEKPWAEAESNCVRMGGHLASVHSKHESSIIEDLINKHIRNARDTWIGGTDVAKEGVWVWSDGSRFDYTHWYAGEPNNYGVGQHCLHMHKGKWDDYGCEYGHPSVCSSACSMKVSFPQCLRTCPGGWSEFGSRCFQFVHTVTTWAEAERNCVRMGGHLASVHSKDEFLFIQDLIHRLTAPSDAPYTWIGGTDAAQEDVWVWSDGSRFDYTHWHSAQPDNYYGGENCAHITGDSWNDISCESGYPSVCSMG; from the exons ATGTTCAG CATGATCAGCAGAGGCAGCTtccttctctctgctctccttctcTGCTGCGGAGGAGAAGCCCAAG AGTGTATTTGCCCTGAGGGCTGGTCAAAGTATGAGAGCCACTGCTTTAACGTTGTCCAAGATGAAAAACCTTGGGCTGAAGCTGAG AGTAACTGTGTGAGGATGGGAGGACACCTGGCCTCGGTACACAGCAAACATGAGTCTTCTATTATCGAGGATCTGATCAACAAACACATTCGCAACGCCAGGGACACATGGATTGGAGGAACCGATGTTGCTAAG GAGGGTGTGTGGGTTTGGAGTGATGGGTCCAGGTTTGACTACACTCACTGGTACGCTGGTGAGCCTAACAATTATGGTGTTGGCCAGCATTGTTTACATATGCATAAAG GGAAGTGGGATGATTATGGTTGTGAGTACGGTCATCCATCAGTCTGTTCATCAGCGTGTTCCATGAAAGTGTCGTTTCCAC AGTGTCTGAGGACTTGCCCTGGGGGCTGGTCAGAGTTTGGGAGCCGCTGCTTTCAGTTTGTTCACACTGTAACAACTTGGGCTGAAGCTGAG CGTAACTGTGTGAGGATGGGAGGGCACCTGGCCTCGGTACACAGCAAAGATGAATTCTTATTCATCCAGGATCTGATCCATAGACTCACTGCCCCTAGTGACGCACCATACACGTGGATCGGAGGGACCGATGCTGCTCAG gAGGATGTGTGGGTTTGGAGTGACGGGTCCAGGTTTGACTACACTCACTGGCATTCTGCTCAGCCTGACAATTATTATGGTGGTGAGAATTGTGCACATATAACTGGAG ATTCGTGGAATGATATCAGTTGTGAGTCTGGGTATCCATCAGTGTGTTCCATGGGCTGA